The Flammeovirgaceae bacterium genome contains a region encoding:
- a CDS encoding PLP-dependent transferase: protein MKKTFQSKSTLSVHAGSPGDTQFGGLVTPLFPAAAYDYHGGVRYPRYFNTPNHRAAAEKIAALENTEDALVFSSGMAAIFTAIMAQVKAGDHLVFQNDLYGGTHHAVVNELNRYGIEYTMVDASDLRNIEKAIRKNTRAIYVETPSNPLLKITDLAGVVRIARKHKLTTLIDNTFASPVNQNPADLGIDIVLHSGTKYIGGHSDLMCGVVAASKKFIDPIKQSALHFGGNADANTCWLVERSLKTIVLRVRQQNENAMQLAEWLSANKKIARVFYPGLKKHPGHAIAGKQMPGGFGGMLSFEVKGDADKFISKLELIKPAVSLGGVESSINQPHKTSHAKLTPAERKKVGISDKLVRLSVGIEDVEDIVRDINSAI from the coding sequence ATGAAAAAAACGTTCCAATCCAAAAGCACCCTCAGCGTACATGCCGGCTCACCGGGCGATACCCAATTTGGCGGTTTGGTAACTCCGTTGTTTCCGGCCGCGGCCTACGATTACCACGGGGGCGTGCGGTACCCGCGCTATTTCAACACGCCCAATCACCGGGCAGCAGCCGAAAAAATAGCTGCGCTTGAAAACACCGAAGATGCGTTGGTATTCAGCTCGGGCATGGCCGCCATTTTCACGGCTATCATGGCGCAGGTAAAAGCCGGTGATCACCTGGTTTTTCAAAACGACTTGTATGGCGGAACGCACCACGCTGTAGTGAACGAACTGAATCGCTATGGCATAGAATACACCATGGTGGATGCAAGTGATTTAAGAAACATCGAAAAGGCTATCCGCAAAAATACGCGCGCCATTTATGTGGAAACACCCTCCAACCCGTTGCTTAAAATTACCGACCTGGCCGGTGTGGTTCGCATAGCCAGAAAACACAAACTCACTACCCTTATTGATAACACCTTTGCCTCTCCGGTAAATCAGAATCCGGCCGACCTGGGTATTGATATTGTGCTGCACAGCGGTACCAAGTACATTGGCGGCCACAGCGACCTGATGTGCGGAGTGGTGGCTGCATCAAAAAAGTTTATTGATCCCATCAAACAAAGCGCCCTGCACTTTGGCGGCAATGCCGATGCCAACACCTGCTGGCTGGTGGAGCGCAGTTTAAAAACCATTGTGCTGCGCGTGCGCCAGCAAAATGAAAATGCCATGCAACTGGCCGAATGGCTGAGCGCCAATAAAAAAATTGCCAGGGTCTTCTATCCGGGATTAAAGAAGCACCCCGGTCATGCCATTGCCGGAAAGCAGATGCCCGGAGGCTTTGGCGGCATGCTTTCGTTTGAAGTGAAAGGTGATGCCGATAAATTTATTTCAAAACTAGAATTGATAAAACCCGCGGTTAGTTTAGGCGGGGTTGAATCATCCATTAACCAGCCGCACAAAACATCGCACGCCAAACTCACACCGGCCGAGCGGAAGAAAGTGGGTATTTCTGATAAGCTGGTGCGGCTCTCAGTTGGGATTGAGGATGTGGAGGATATTGTTAGGGATATAAACTCGGCTATTTAA
- a CDS encoding type II toxin-antitoxin system RelE/ParE family toxin: MVKVVWTELAVADLKSIHEYISKDSKLYADRYINKLIYRTNQLEKYPQSGRIVPEFGKEDIRELVEGNYRIIYRIGTDLVGIVRVHHSARLLTDF, translated from the coding sequence ATGGTGAAAGTTGTTTGGACCGAATTAGCCGTTGCCGATTTAAAATCAATTCACGAATACATATCAAAGGATTCAAAATTATACGCGGACAGGTACATAAATAAACTAATTTATAGAACTAACCAATTAGAGAAGTATCCTCAATCGGGGAGAATAGTCCCCGAGTTTGGGAAAGAAGATATACGGGAGTTAGTTGAAGGTAACTATAGGATTATTTATAGAATTGGTACTGACCTTGTTGGAATAGTGCGTGTACATCATTCAGCAAGATTACTAACGGATTTCTAA
- a CDS encoding IS256 family transposase, which yields MLTPEFLKQFKNSKDLNSFIDELFKKGMEQMLEGELDGHLGYAKHSPEGINSGNSRNGKTRKTIKTTRGELQIEVPRDRNSTFEPVLVPKRSRFVEGIEEIIISLYARGMSVRDIEIQIREIYGVNVSDATISNVTSRVHTLVTEWQSRPLSSVYFVVWMDGIVFKVRQNGKVINKTIYLAVGLNAQGFKEVLGMWLGESESASFWISVLTDLKSRGVEDILITSTDNLKGFTDAITSVFTQSVTQICVVHQIRNALRYVVWKDKKQFVADLKTVYGAPNKELAAQALEQLEVTWGKKYPHAIKSWKTNWDNLTHFFDYPIEIRTLIYTTNIIENLNGKIRKYTNNKLSFPDDQAVVKAVYLALREITKKWTLPVRNWPLIVNQFLTIFEGRCKI from the coding sequence ATGCTCACCCCTGAGTTTCTCAAGCAATTTAAGAATTCGAAAGACCTCAACAGCTTTATCGATGAACTTTTCAAAAAGGGCATGGAGCAAATGCTGGAAGGTGAACTCGATGGCCATTTGGGCTATGCCAAACATTCACCAGAAGGGATTAACTCCGGGAACTCACGGAACGGAAAAACCCGTAAGACCATCAAGACCACGCGAGGTGAACTACAGATAGAAGTACCTCGGGATCGGAACAGCACGTTTGAGCCCGTCCTGGTTCCCAAGCGCAGCCGGTTCGTAGAAGGCATCGAAGAAATTATCATCTCCTTATATGCCCGGGGTATGAGCGTACGCGACATTGAAATACAAATCCGGGAAATCTATGGTGTGAATGTTTCGGATGCCACTATTTCCAACGTTACCTCGCGGGTACATACGTTGGTAACGGAGTGGCAAAGCAGGCCTCTTTCATCGGTGTACTTTGTGGTGTGGATGGATGGGATCGTATTCAAAGTCCGGCAGAATGGGAAGGTGATCAACAAAACCATTTACCTGGCCGTAGGCCTTAATGCTCAGGGGTTTAAGGAAGTATTGGGCATGTGGCTGGGTGAAAGCGAAAGTGCTTCATTCTGGATAAGTGTACTTACTGATTTAAAAAGCCGTGGCGTGGAAGATATTCTCATCACCAGCACCGATAATCTGAAGGGCTTCACCGATGCAATCACCAGCGTGTTTACCCAATCGGTAACCCAGATTTGTGTAGTTCATCAGATCAGAAATGCGCTTCGCTACGTTGTCTGGAAAGACAAGAAACAATTTGTAGCCGATTTGAAGACTGTTTACGGAGCACCAAACAAAGAGCTGGCTGCTCAAGCCTTAGAGCAGCTTGAAGTAACATGGGGCAAAAAATATCCGCATGCTATCAAGTCGTGGAAAACGAATTGGGATAACCTCACGCACTTCTTCGATTATCCGATCGAAATCCGAACGCTGATCTATACCACGAACATTATCGAAAATCTCAACGGAAAAATCCGCAAGTATACCAACAACAAACTTTCGTTCCCTGACGACCAGGCGGTGGTGAAAGCGGTGTACCTGGCTTTACGGGAGATCACCAAAAAATGGACCTTGCCCGTGAGAAACTGGCCACTAATCGTAAATCAATTTTTAACTATCTTCGAAGGCAGATGCAAAATATAA
- a CDS encoding aminotransferase class V-fold PLP-dependent enzyme: protein MSTRRTVLKSLALSSLALPVMNAFGEPAPKLPDVNDPDYWKKIRDAFMLSKDKVFFNTGTVGAMPKVVVQKVAEHFEKLATDVADWDYKVDIGWISGYYPMPDIRKKIAQLINVDAASIALTDNVTSAMSYIAMGLELKPGDEVLTSNQEHGGGRSSWIVREKREGIKYREVALPKPIRNSDEVLSIIRKALALETKVLMLSHMITGSGAILPVKEICAEARAKGIITVLDGAQTIGQIKVDVADIGCDAYVGCFHKWIGAPPGTGFMWVRPELLKSLWTTVSSYQWNNHEDEGFRFTQRGTGNYSVMIGMDAALDFHNEIGPQRVYDRIKFLGNYLRDGLRRMPKVKIFSPVDETMCAGITVYNAAGLTGAKLQDEFWNRARMRPRSQGDEFGVRHCTHIYNNEQELDKALGIVRALAG, encoded by the coding sequence ATGAGCACCCGCAGAACCGTCCTCAAATCACTCGCCCTTTCCTCGCTGGCGTTGCCGGTGATGAATGCATTCGGTGAACCCGCCCCGAAACTCCCCGATGTCAACGACCCCGACTACTGGAAAAAAATCCGTGATGCCTTTATGCTGTCGAAAGACAAAGTGTTCTTCAACACGGGCACGGTAGGCGCCATGCCGAAGGTAGTTGTGCAAAAAGTGGCTGAGCATTTTGAAAAACTGGCCACCGATGTGGCCGACTGGGATTACAAGGTTGACATCGGCTGGATAAGCGGGTACTACCCGATGCCGGACATCCGGAAAAAAATTGCGCAACTTATCAATGTCGATGCCGCCAGCATCGCTTTAACCGACAATGTAACCAGCGCCATGAGCTACATCGCCATGGGGCTTGAACTTAAACCGGGCGATGAAGTGCTCACCAGCAACCAGGAGCACGGAGGCGGCCGAAGCTCGTGGATTGTGCGCGAAAAGCGCGAGGGCATTAAATACCGTGAAGTGGCATTACCCAAACCGATCCGAAACAGCGATGAAGTACTGTCCATCATTCGCAAAGCCCTCGCTCTCGAAACGAAAGTGCTTATGCTCTCGCACATGATTACCGGCAGCGGGGCCATCCTTCCTGTAAAAGAGATTTGCGCGGAGGCAAGAGCCAAAGGAATCATCACCGTACTGGATGGCGCGCAGACCATCGGGCAAATTAAAGTAGATGTGGCCGATATCGGCTGCGATGCGTACGTGGGTTGCTTTCATAAATGGATTGGCGCACCGCCCGGCACGGGCTTTATGTGGGTGCGGCCCGAACTGCTCAAATCGTTGTGGACTACTGTGAGCAGCTACCAGTGGAACAACCACGAGGATGAGGGCTTCCGGTTTACACAACGGGGTACGGGAAACTATTCGGTGATGATTGGCATGGATGCCGCGCTGGATTTTCACAACGAAATCGGTCCGCAGCGCGTATACGATCGCATTAAGTTTTTAGGCAACTACCTGCGCGATGGGTTGCGCAGGATGCCGAAGGTAAAAATCTTCTCACCGGTTGATGAAACCATGTGCGCAGGCATTACCGTGTACAACGCGGCCGGCCTCACAGGGGCAAAACTCCAGGATGAATTCTGGAACCGCGCCCGCATGCGCCCCCGTTCGCAGGGCGATGAATTTGGTGTGCGCCACTGCACGCACATTTATAACAACGAGCAGGAACTGGACAAGGCGCTGGGCATTGTGAGGGCACTGGCGGGGTAA